Genomic window (Mycolicibacterium smegmatis):
ATCGTCGACCCTGAGAATCCCGGCCGTACACCGCGTTACGGCGACGGTCCGCTCGCGGGCAAGAAAGCGCTGACGATCCTGACGTCTGGCAGCCCGCCTGCGGCGCTGGGACCACGCGGTATCAACGGCCAACTCGACCAAGTGCTCTTCCCGCTGTTGCACGGCACGCTGTGGTACGTCGGCATCGCTCCCCTGGCGCCCATGTGCCTCTATGGTGCCGACCGTTTCTCCGGCGATGAGTTCGCTTCGGCGACAGCGGAACTACGCCGACGGATCGAAGCGATCGACGACGAGGAGCCCATCCCGTTCCGCCGTCAGAACGGCGGCGAGTACGACGCGGATCTCGTGTTACGGCCCGAACTGGCGCCTGGCGCCACAGGTATATCGGTGCACTATCACGACCGGTGATCAGTTGAGCCCAGAACCCGGATGGAACCGCTTGACGCGACGCAAGGTGTTCTCGTCGGTGTGATGCATCTCGGAACCGGTGGCGGCCAGTCGCAGTCGCAGATCCGACGTGTAGCTGAAGGCGCCGTCTTCGTCGAAGACGAAACTGCTGGTGAAGCCTTTGATCTCGGCACGGTCGAGCAGATAGCGGTTCTGCAGGATGCCGTAGCAGGGGTCACCGGGGGTCGCGTCGAAGTGCAGGATGCGATCGCCGATGGCGGCGTCACCGCCCGCGAGGATCGCGATACCCCGGCCGAACACCACATTGCGGATGACCTGACCATCGGCCTTGTCCCAGAGCAGAAACCCGATCTCGTCATGGAAGGGGTCCATCGCCTCTTCCCCGTGCCGCCAGGCGGTCATCGAGTAGCTGAGACCCCAGAGCACCTGCCGGCCGTTCTCCTGGAGCGGGATCGGCTTGAAGACGGCCTTTTCGAAGTAGGTGGTCCTTCCGATCTCATCGTCGTTGTTGTGGTAGCTGATGTCCACACCTTCGTCGCCCTCCCACTCACCGACCAGTGGGGTCAATGGTCCGAGTTTCTGCGGGCCGGAGACAGTGGTGCGGTCGAGCGTCTGCGCGCTGGTCATGACGATGCTCCGTTCAATCGATGCCTCGAGACTATCGAACGCATTTGTCTTGCACAAGACAAGTCTTGCGTCAGGCAAATCTGGAGCGAGCACCGTCTCAGTACGGAATTCGGGGGTCCTCGGGAGCCTGCAGCACCTCGTGCAGGCGCTCCAACGCGGCGATGCACTGCGAGCGCTCCTCGGAGCTCAGCCGATCCAGCGCCTTACCCAATTCGCGCCGGCGACGGCTTTCCACTTTTCGCACCAAGCGCCGGCCTTCGTCGGTGAGTGCGAGCACCACCGCACTGCGGTTGGCAGGATCCGGGCGACGGACCAGGTGGCCTGAGGAGTGGAGTCGGTCGACCAGGCGGGTGATGGACGATCCCCCGATTCCCAGCATCTCCGCACATCTGGTGGCACCGGCTTCGCCCAACTCATCGAGCACCCGCAGCAGCCGAAACTGTGGCAGAGACACTTCCAGGCCGTCGACGCTGCGCAGGGCCACACCCACCAGGTCGCTGGTGACAAGCTGAACAGCGACCACCTCGCGGGCCGTTGAGTCCGCCTTCTTACTCACCACTTCGCGAGTATCGCACGCTCGGCACCGTGCTGAGCGAGCGTCATTCCCACACCACCTCGTCGGGTGTCTTGTCCGGACGCAGGCCGCGCCAACTCGGTTGGCGCAACCGGCCGTCCGACGTGCGCTCGCTGTAGCGCACCTCCCCCACGAGTTCTGGGCGCACGAACGTGACGCCGCGCGCGTCGACCTTGGGCAGTGGCGCGTCGAAGGGCGATTCGTCGGTGTGCAGCGGTTTCAGCATGTCTTTGAGCTTGCCGAGTTCTTTTTCGGTGAAGCCCGTTCCGACGCGTCCCACG
Coding sequences:
- a CDS encoding MarR family winged helix-turn-helix transcriptional regulator is translated as MSKKADSTAREVVAVQLVTSDLVGVALRSVDGLEVSLPQFRLLRVLDELGEAGATRCAEMLGIGGSSITRLVDRLHSSGHLVRRPDPANRSAVVLALTDEGRRLVRKVESRRRRELGKALDRLSSEERSQCIAALERLHEVLQAPEDPRIPY
- a CDS encoding FABP family protein, whose amino-acid sequence is MTSAQTLDRTTVSGPQKLGPLTPLVGEWEGDEGVDISYHNNDDEIGRTTYFEKAVFKPIPLQENGRQVLWGLSYSMTAWRHGEEAMDPFHDEIGFLLWDKADGQVIRNVVFGRGIAILAGGDAAIGDRILHFDATPGDPCYGILQNRYLLDRAEIKGFTSSFVFDEDGAFSYTSDLRLRLAATGSEMHHTDENTLRRVKRFHPGSGLN
- a CDS encoding NAD(P)H-dependent oxidoreductase, giving the protein MKVLWVFAHPEQASLNGSLMQEGLGILEELGHEYQVSDLYAMKWKAALDRDDYTRDTEGRFSVSRASQQAFRTGTLSADIVAEQRKLEWADLFVLQFPLWWYSVPAILKGWIDRVFVKGFAYGIVDPENPGRTPRYGDGPLAGKKALTILTSGSPPAALGPRGINGQLDQVLFPLLHGTLWYVGIAPLAPMCLYGADRFSGDEFASATAELRRRIEAIDDEEPIPFRRQNGGEYDADLVLRPELAPGATGISVHYHDR